In Pyxidicoccus trucidator, one genomic interval encodes:
- a CDS encoding cyclic peptide export ABC transporter, translating to MKLILILLRTSKRLALLTVLFGMLSGAASASLVALINNVLTRSPDISLTSFALPFMGMALLALLTRMASQFLLSQLQQEILMDMRLRLSRHLLTTSLRNLEESGSHRMLNSIIQDTVTLGQGVSQLPEVFINIAIATGGLIYLAWLSWPLFLVILAFVVLGQLTYSIPSSIGMRYQRQGREETHNLFRRFSSMIEGSKELRLNNDRRRAFFDSELKPIAALVRRLVLRSDRYFAAAGSWGMFIYTFAIGVVLLVVPRMGNIPAAELVGAVLVVLYLQQPLNSVTYMLPNLRRAEVALMQIEKLGMTLAPENGRVELPAQTQPRSFELLELAGITHTYRNERDDEKFTLGPISLALRPGELVFLVGGNGSGKTTLAKLLTGLYSPEAGEVRLNGKSVRPEDLDTLRQHFSAVFFDFHVFDRLLGLSSPDLVKQASAYLKELHLDQKVTIAEDGTLSTTKLSQGQRKRLALLVAYLEDRPIYVFDEWAADQDPIFKEIFYRQILVDLKKRGKALIVISHDDRYFKLADRIIRLEFGQLLSDERVGEPSTNVLSA from the coding sequence ATGAAACTCATCCTGATTCTGCTGAGAACCTCGAAGCGACTGGCCCTGCTGACCGTCCTGTTCGGCATGCTGTCCGGTGCGGCCAGTGCCTCGCTGGTGGCGCTCATCAACAACGTGCTGACGCGAAGCCCGGACATCTCGCTCACGTCCTTTGCCCTGCCCTTCATGGGCATGGCGCTCCTGGCCCTGCTGACGCGCATGGCCTCGCAGTTCCTGCTCAGTCAGCTCCAGCAGGAAATCCTCATGGACATGCGCCTGCGGCTCAGCCGGCACCTGCTCACCACCTCGCTGCGCAACCTCGAGGAGTCGGGCTCGCACCGCATGCTCAACTCCATCATCCAGGACACCGTCACCCTGGGGCAGGGCGTCTCCCAGCTGCCGGAGGTCTTCATCAACATCGCCATCGCCACCGGCGGCCTCATCTACCTGGCGTGGCTGTCCTGGCCCCTCTTCCTGGTCATCCTGGCCTTCGTCGTCCTGGGGCAGCTGACCTACTCCATCCCCTCCTCCATTGGCATGCGCTACCAGCGCCAGGGGCGCGAGGAGACGCACAACCTCTTCCGGCGCTTCTCCTCCATGATTGAGGGCTCCAAGGAGCTGCGGCTCAACAATGACCGCCGCCGGGCGTTCTTCGACAGCGAGCTGAAGCCCATCGCCGCCCTCGTGCGCCGCCTGGTGCTGCGCAGCGACCGGTACTTCGCCGCCGCGGGCAGCTGGGGAATGTTCATCTACACCTTCGCCATCGGCGTCGTGCTGCTCGTCGTTCCCCGGATGGGCAACATTCCCGCAGCCGAGCTGGTGGGCGCGGTGCTGGTGGTCCTCTACCTCCAGCAGCCGCTCAACAGCGTCACCTACATGCTGCCCAACCTCCGCCGCGCGGAGGTGGCGCTGATGCAGATAGAGAAGCTGGGGATGACGCTGGCGCCGGAGAACGGCCGGGTGGAGCTCCCCGCGCAGACGCAACCCCGGAGCTTCGAGCTGCTGGAGCTGGCGGGCATCACCCATACCTATCGGAACGAGCGGGACGACGAGAAGTTCACCCTCGGCCCCATCTCCCTCGCGCTGCGCCCGGGGGAGCTGGTCTTCCTGGTGGGCGGCAACGGCAGCGGCAAGACGACCTTGGCCAAGCTGCTCACCGGGCTCTACAGCCCCGAGGCCGGGGAGGTGCGGCTCAATGGCAAGAGCGTGCGCCCCGAGGACCTGGACACCTTGCGCCAGCACTTCTCGGCCGTCTTCTTCGACTTCCACGTGTTCGATCGACTGCTGGGGCTGTCCTCGCCCGACCTGGTCAAGCAGGCCAGCGCCTACCTCAAGGAGCTGCACCTGGACCAGAAGGTCACCATCGCCGAGGACGGCACCCTGTCCACGACGAAGCTGTCCCAGGGTCAGCGCAAGCGCCTGGCGCTCCTGGTCGCCTACCTGGAGGACCGCCCCATCTACGTCTTCGACGAGTGGGCCGCGGACCAGGACCCGATCTTCAAGGAGATCTTCTACCGGCAGATCCTGGTGGACCTGAAGAAGCGTGGCAAGGCGCTGATCGTCATCAGCCACGATGACCGCTACTTCAAGCTCGCCGACCGCATCATCCGGCTCGAGTTCGGACAGCTCCTGTCCGACGAGCGTGTCGGTGAGCCGTCGACGAACGTGCTCAGCGCCTAG
- a CDS encoding non-ribosomal peptide synthetase translates to MSASRSHLDKLTPKQRALYELLLKEKKGQLQATTQKTLARTIPRRDDTGPAPTSFPQQRLWVVDQLEGGRAFAYNVHITVQFTGVLDIALLERCVNGVVARHESLRTVFAARDDGMPVQVVLPDLHLHIPVEDVSHLPKEAQDTEVERLTSEESRRTFDLARGPLLRGKVLRLGPDNHVALVTMHHLVTDRWSLGVFVRELMALYAAEVAGQPAELPELSIQYSDFAVWQRERMQGERLRAELDFWKQQLRTLPAPLELPTDRPRPPVQTYRGSRQFVTLPVALTRALKEVSQQEGATLFMTLMAAFQTLMHRHSGQTDFAIGSPIAGRNVPELESLIGFFVNTLVLRGDLEGNPTFRELLRRAKTVCMAAYAHQELPFEKLVEELRPPRDRSRHPLFQVMFSFQNTPRQDLSMPGLQSTYLLVDPGSAKFDLLLELREDRPDEIFGWLEYNTDLFDTATIQRLRGHFYTLLGELAANPDLRLAELPLLTAGEQRQLLVDFRGPDEAYPRDVSLHSLIEAQVERTPEAEAVRFEDSALTYAQLDARANQLAHHLRWLGVGPESRVGVCLERSLELVVALVGVLKAGGAYVPLDPAYPRERLAWMLEDASAPVLLTQERLLEVLPSHSAHVVCLDRDGETVARQPITRPVPLAGPDALAYVIFTSGSTGRPKGAMNAHSGIVNRLLWMQQEYGLTAADTVLQKTPFSFDVSVWEFFWPLMTGARLVLARPGGHQDPAYLAGLIAAQRVSTLHFVPSMLQAFLQEPGLEQACTSVRRIICSGEALPAELARQCLERLPGAGLHNLYGPTEAAVDVTYWACLTDDERASVPIGRPVANTQLYVLDGTLSPAPVGVSGELYIAGVQVGRGYLQRPELTAERFVPDPFSATAGARMYRTGDLARWLPDGTLDYQGRLDFQVKVRGLRIELGEIEAALAAQPSVRHAVVLAREDLAGDKRLVAYVVPGEEGGVDTGMLRDALRATLPEYMVPSVFVMLESFPLSPSGKLDRKALPEPDAEATARTREYVAPRNDTEGKLADIWAQVLRMERVGIHDNFFELGGHSLLATQVVSRIRATLGVELPLGEMFAAPTVASLAERLGQGAARTSRVPPLAPVSRQQPLPLSFAQQRLWFFDQLQPGNTSYNLPFAVRLEGQLDAAALGRALQALVQRHEVLRTSFRSEPDGPIQSIAEAGECPFTQVDLSALSPEDREARADQHYAEQSALPFDLEHGPLMRAVLLRMSEREHLLLLTMHHIASDGWSMGVLVREVAASYEDFRQGRPSPLPALPVQYADYAVWQRSWLHGEALEAQLDYWRLQLAGAPQMLELPTDFPRPAVQTFRGASVPVQLSRALSGTLKAFCQQRGATPFMALLGAFQAFLARYCGQADFIVGSPIAGRRFAELEGLIGFFVNTLALRARVEDNPSFEELLSRLNVETLGAHAHQDLPFEKLVESLASGRALDRSPIFQVFFALQNAPVSIPSGADLTLQPLTRASTTARFELELNLAESPDGFSGQLIYNADLFLPATAERMARYYVRFLETLLAQPRLALHRLPLLSEDERRTVLVDFNRAPAAFPRDSTMAEAFSRVVAQHPDSIALEFAEQRLTYSQLDARSNQLAHLLIARGVRPDAPVALALERSVELIVSLLAILKAGGAYLPLDTSYPPERLAQMVEDAQPVLLLTHSALKASLPASDSLPLLFVDEVDSSSLPVHSPAVALSPQHLAYIDFTSGSTGRPKGVAVSHRNVLRTVCDAPYADVSASQSFLLIAPISFDASTLEVWGPLLNGGRLVVFPPTSPSDLDTLASVLQRHSVSTLHLTSGLFSQVVETHLESLKSVKQLLTGGDVVSAPHVRRVLEELGIPVTACYGPTEGTLFTSCFRMSSPEQVPASIPIGTPITGTQVYLLDPHGQPVPVGVPGELFIGGEGLARGYVHNPAQTAERFVPNPFSPTPGARMYRTGDLARWRHDGVLEFLGRTDFQVKVRGFRIELAEVEATLLAFPGVREAVALAREDVPGDKRLVGYLAADASLDLGALRSHLQQRLPEYMVPSALVRLDSFPLTSNAKVDRKALPAPDSRAELRAYVAPRDDLEQQVADLWAEVLRVDKVGMHDHFFELGGHSLLATQLVARVRSIFKVELPLRELFESPTVESMSNLIISALTENVDSDELESMVDALGNSDLR, encoded by the coding sequence ATGAGCGCCAGCCGAAGTCATCTCGACAAGCTCACCCCGAAGCAGCGCGCGCTGTATGAGCTGCTCCTGAAGGAGAAGAAGGGCCAGCTCCAGGCGACGACCCAGAAGACCCTGGCGCGCACCATTCCGCGCCGCGACGACACGGGGCCGGCGCCGACGTCCTTCCCGCAGCAGCGGCTGTGGGTTGTGGACCAGCTCGAGGGCGGCCGCGCCTTCGCCTACAACGTCCACATCACCGTGCAGTTCACCGGCGTGCTGGACATCGCCCTGCTGGAGCGCTGTGTGAACGGGGTGGTGGCGCGCCACGAGTCGCTGCGCACCGTCTTCGCCGCGCGCGACGACGGCATGCCCGTGCAGGTGGTGCTTCCTGACTTGCACCTGCACATCCCCGTCGAGGACGTCTCGCACCTGCCGAAGGAGGCGCAGGACACCGAGGTGGAGCGCCTCACCAGCGAGGAGTCGCGGCGCACCTTCGACCTGGCGCGCGGACCGCTGCTGCGCGGCAAGGTGCTGCGGCTGGGGCCGGACAACCATGTTGCACTCGTCACCATGCACCATCTGGTGACGGACCGCTGGTCGCTGGGCGTCTTCGTGCGCGAGCTGATGGCGCTGTACGCGGCCGAAGTCGCGGGCCAGCCGGCGGAGCTGCCCGAGCTGTCCATCCAGTACTCGGACTTCGCGGTGTGGCAGCGCGAGCGCATGCAGGGCGAGCGGCTGCGCGCGGAGCTGGACTTCTGGAAGCAGCAACTGCGCACGCTCCCCGCGCCGCTGGAGCTGCCCACCGACAGGCCCCGCCCGCCCGTGCAGACGTACCGGGGCTCGCGCCAGTTCGTCACGCTGCCGGTGGCGCTGACGCGTGCGTTGAAGGAGGTCAGCCAGCAGGAGGGCGCCACCCTCTTCATGACGCTGATGGCCGCATTCCAGACGTTGATGCATCGGCACTCGGGCCAGACCGACTTCGCCATCGGGTCGCCCATCGCGGGCCGCAACGTGCCCGAGCTCGAGTCGCTCATCGGCTTCTTCGTCAACACGCTGGTGCTGCGCGGGGACCTGGAGGGCAACCCGACGTTCCGCGAGCTGCTGCGCCGCGCGAAGACGGTGTGCATGGCGGCGTACGCGCACCAGGAGCTGCCGTTCGAGAAGCTGGTGGAGGAGCTGCGTCCACCCCGCGACCGGAGCCGTCACCCGCTGTTCCAGGTGATGTTCAGCTTCCAGAACACCCCGCGCCAGGACCTGTCCATGCCGGGGTTGCAATCCACCTACCTGTTGGTGGACCCGGGCTCCGCCAAGTTCGACCTGCTGCTGGAGCTGCGTGAGGACCGGCCGGACGAGATCTTCGGCTGGCTCGAATACAACACGGACCTCTTCGACACCGCCACGATTCAGCGGCTGCGCGGGCACTTCTACACGCTGCTGGGAGAGCTGGCGGCGAATCCGGACCTGCGGCTGGCGGAGCTGCCGTTGCTGACGGCAGGAGAGCAGCGCCAGCTCCTGGTGGATTTCCGCGGCCCCGACGAGGCGTACCCGCGAGACGTGAGCCTGCACTCGCTCATCGAGGCGCAGGTGGAACGCACGCCCGAGGCAGAAGCCGTGCGCTTCGAGGACTCGGCGCTCACCTACGCGCAGCTCGACGCGCGGGCCAACCAGCTGGCTCACCACCTGCGCTGGCTGGGCGTGGGGCCCGAGTCCCGCGTCGGCGTCTGCCTGGAGCGCTCGCTGGAGTTGGTGGTGGCGCTGGTGGGCGTGCTGAAGGCCGGCGGGGCCTACGTTCCGTTGGACCCGGCGTACCCGCGCGAGCGCCTCGCGTGGATGCTGGAGGACGCCTCCGCGCCCGTGCTGCTCACGCAGGAGCGGCTGCTCGAAGTGCTGCCCTCGCACTCCGCCCACGTCGTGTGCCTGGACCGGGACGGGGAGACGGTGGCCCGCCAGCCCATCACGCGCCCCGTGCCGCTGGCCGGTCCCGACGCCCTCGCCTACGTCATCTTCACCTCGGGCAGCACCGGCCGTCCCAAGGGGGCGATGAATGCCCACTCGGGCATCGTCAACCGCCTGCTGTGGATGCAACAGGAGTACGGGCTGACGGCAGCCGACACGGTGCTGCAGAAGACGCCCTTCAGCTTCGACGTCTCCGTCTGGGAGTTCTTCTGGCCGCTGATGACGGGCGCGCGCCTCGTCCTGGCCAGGCCGGGTGGGCATCAGGACCCCGCCTACCTCGCCGGGCTCATCGCCGCTCAGCGCGTGAGCACCCTGCACTTCGTGCCCTCCATGCTCCAGGCGTTCCTCCAGGAGCCCGGGCTGGAGCAGGCGTGCACCTCCGTGCGTCGCATCATCTGCAGCGGTGAGGCGCTGCCCGCGGAGCTGGCGCGGCAGTGCCTGGAGCGACTGCCGGGCGCGGGCCTGCACAACCTCTATGGCCCCACCGAGGCGGCCGTGGACGTCACGTATTGGGCCTGCCTCACGGACGATGAGCGCGCCTCCGTGCCCATCGGCCGCCCGGTGGCCAACACGCAGCTCTACGTGCTGGATGGGACGCTGTCCCCGGCGCCCGTGGGAGTCTCCGGCGAGCTGTACATCGCTGGCGTGCAGGTGGGCCGGGGCTACCTCCAGCGGCCGGAGCTGACGGCCGAGCGCTTCGTGCCGGACCCGTTCTCCGCGACGGCTGGCGCGCGCATGTACCGCACGGGGGACCTGGCGCGCTGGCTGCCGGATGGCACCCTCGACTACCAGGGCCGGCTCGACTTCCAGGTGAAGGTGCGCGGCCTGCGCATCGAGCTGGGTGAAATCGAGGCCGCGCTGGCGGCGCAGCCTTCCGTGCGTCACGCGGTGGTGCTGGCGCGCGAGGACCTCGCTGGCGACAAGCGGCTGGTCGCCTACGTCGTGCCCGGGGAAGAGGGAGGGGTGGACACCGGCATGCTGCGAGACGCCCTGCGCGCGACGCTGCCCGAGTACATGGTGCCCTCGGTCTTCGTCATGCTGGAGTCCTTCCCGCTGTCCCCCAGCGGGAAGCTGGACCGCAAGGCCCTGCCGGAACCGGACGCCGAGGCCACCGCGCGCACGCGCGAGTACGTTGCCCCGCGGAACGACACGGAAGGGAAGCTCGCGGACATCTGGGCGCAGGTGCTTCGGATGGAGCGGGTGGGCATCCACGACAACTTCTTCGAGCTGGGCGGTCACTCGCTGCTGGCCACCCAGGTCGTCTCCCGCATCCGCGCCACCCTGGGCGTGGAACTGCCCCTGGGGGAGATGTTCGCGGCGCCCACCGTGGCGTCGCTCGCGGAGCGCCTGGGACAAGGGGCCGCCCGGACGTCCCGCGTCCCGCCCCTGGCGCCGGTCTCCCGGCAACAGCCGCTGCCCCTGTCCTTCGCGCAGCAGCGGCTCTGGTTCTTCGACCAGCTCCAGCCGGGCAACACCAGCTACAACCTTCCCTTCGCCGTGCGGCTGGAGGGCCAGCTCGACGCCGCCGCGCTGGGCAGGGCGCTGCAGGCCCTGGTGCAGCGTCACGAGGTGCTGCGCACGTCCTTCCGCTCCGAGCCGGACGGCCCCATCCAGTCCATCGCGGAGGCGGGAGAGTGCCCCTTCACGCAGGTGGACCTGAGCGCGCTGTCTCCCGAGGACCGCGAGGCCCGGGCAGACCAGCACTACGCGGAGCAGTCCGCCCTGCCGTTCGACCTGGAGCACGGGCCGCTGATGCGCGCGGTGCTGCTGCGCATGAGCGAGCGGGAGCACCTGCTGCTGCTGACGATGCACCACATCGCGTCGGACGGCTGGTCCATGGGCGTGCTGGTGCGCGAGGTCGCCGCGAGCTACGAGGACTTCCGCCAGGGCCGGCCTTCGCCCCTGCCCGCCCTTCCCGTCCAGTACGCCGACTATGCCGTCTGGCAGCGCTCGTGGCTGCACGGTGAGGCCCTGGAGGCGCAGCTCGACTACTGGCGACTGCAGCTCGCGGGAGCGCCCCAGATGCTGGAGCTGCCCACCGACTTCCCGCGCCCCGCCGTGCAGACGTTCCGAGGCGCCTCCGTCCCCGTGCAGCTATCCCGTGCCCTCTCCGGCACGCTGAAGGCCTTCTGCCAGCAGCGAGGCGCCACGCCCTTCATGGCGCTGCTGGGGGCCTTCCAGGCCTTCCTCGCGCGCTACTGCGGGCAGGCGGACTTCATCGTCGGCTCGCCCATCGCCGGCCGCCGCTTCGCCGAGCTGGAAGGGCTCATCGGCTTCTTCGTCAACACCCTGGCGCTGCGCGCGCGTGTCGAGGACAACCCATCCTTCGAGGAGCTGCTCTCGCGCTTGAATGTGGAGACGCTGGGCGCACATGCCCACCAGGACCTCCCCTTCGAGAAGCTCGTCGAGTCCCTCGCCTCTGGCCGCGCGCTCGACAGGTCCCCGATCTTCCAGGTCTTCTTCGCCTTGCAGAACGCGCCCGTGAGCATTCCCTCGGGCGCCGACCTCACCCTCCAGCCGCTCACCCGCGCAAGCACCACGGCGCGCTTCGAGTTGGAGCTCAACCTGGCGGAGTCCCCGGACGGCTTCTCCGGGCAGCTCATCTACAACGCGGACCTGTTCCTCCCCGCTACCGCCGAGCGCATGGCGCGCTACTACGTGCGCTTCCTGGAGACGCTGCTCGCCCAGCCCCGGTTGGCGCTGCACCGGCTGCCGCTGCTGTCCGAAGACGAGCGCCGCACCGTCCTCGTCGACTTCAACCGCGCTCCGGCAGCCTTCCCCCGCGACTCGACGATGGCGGAGGCCTTCTCCCGCGTCGTCGCCCAGCACCCCGACTCCATCGCCCTGGAGTTCGCCGAGCAGCGCCTCACCTACTCGCAACTCGACGCCCGCTCCAACCAGCTCGCCCACCTGCTCATCGCACGCGGCGTTCGCCCGGATGCTCCCGTCGCTCTCGCTCTCGAGCGCTCCGTCGAGCTCATCGTCTCCCTGCTCGCCATCCTCAAGGCCGGCGGCGCCTACCTCCCCCTCGACACCTCCTACCCTCCCGAGCGCCTGGCGCAGATGGTCGAGGACGCCCAGCCCGTCCTCCTTCTCACCCACTCCGCCCTGAAGGCCTCCCTCCCGGCCTCCGACTCGCTGCCCCTCCTCTTCGTGGATGAGGTGGACTCGTCCTCTCTGCCGGTGCACTCGCCCGCCGTGGCGCTCTCTCCCCAGCACCTGGCCTATATCGACTTCACCTCCGGCTCCACCGGCAGGCCCAAGGGCGTCGCCGTCTCCCACCGCAACGTGCTGCGCACCGTCTGCGACGCGCCCTACGCCGACGTCTCCGCCAGCCAGTCCTTCCTCCTCATTGCCCCCATCTCCTTCGACGCCTCCACCCTCGAAGTCTGGGGGCCGCTGCTCAACGGCGGCCGGCTCGTCGTCTTCCCCCCCACCTCCCCCAGTGACCTGGACACGCTCGCCTCCGTGCTCCAGCGGCACTCCGTCTCCACCCTCCACCTCACCTCCGGCCTCTTCTCGCAGGTGGTGGAGACGCACCTGGAGAGCCTCAAGTCCGTGAAGCAGTTGCTCACCGGTGGCGACGTCGTGAGCGCGCCCCACGTGCGCCGCGTGCTGGAGGAGCTCGGCATTCCGGTGACGGCCTGCTACGGCCCCACCGAGGGCACCCTCTTCACCTCCTGCTTCCGCATGTCTTCGCCCGAGCAGGTGCCCGCCTCCATTCCCATCGGTACTCCCATCACCGGCACCCAGGTGTACCTGCTCGACCCGCACGGCCAGCCGGTGCCCGTCGGCGTGCCCGGGGAGTTGTTCATCGGCGGCGAGGGCCTGGCCCGCGGCTACGTGCACAACCCCGCCCAGACGGCAGAGCGCTTCGTCCCCAACCCCTTCAGCCCCACTCCCGGCGCGCGCATGTATCGCACCGGCGACCTGGCTCGCTGGCGCCACGACGGCGTGCTCGAGTTCCTCGGCCGCACCGACTTCCAGGTGAAGGTGCGTGGCTTCCGCATCGAGCTGGCCGAAGTCGAGGCCACCCTGCTCGCCTTCCCCGGCGTGCGCGAGGCCGTCGCCCTCGCCCGTGAGGACGTGCCCGGCGACAAGCGCCTCGTCGGCTATCTCGCCGCCGACGCGTCCCTGGACCTGGGCGCCCTGCGCTCCCACCTCCAGCAGCGGCTGCCCGAGTACATGGTGCCCTCCGCCCTGGTGCGCCTGGACTCCTTCCCCCTCACCTCCAACGCCAAGGTGGACCGCAAGGCCCTGCCCGCCCCGGACTCACGCGCCGAGCTGCGCGCCTACGTCGCCCCGCGCGACGATCTGGAGCAGCAGGTTGCCGACCTGTGGGCCGAGGTGCTCCGCGTCGACAAGGTGGGCATGCACGACCACTTCTTCGAGCTGGGCGGCCACTCCCTGCTGGCCACCCAGCTGGTGGCCCGCGTCCGCTCGATCTTCAAGGTCGAGCTGCCCCTGCGCGAGCTCTTCGAGAGCCCCACCGTCGAGAGCATGTCCAACCTCATCATCTCCGCCCTCACCGAGAACGTGGACTCCGACGAGCTGGAGTCCATGGTCGATGCCCTGGGCAACTCCGACCTCCGCTGA
- a CDS encoding PDZ domain-containing protein, producing the protein MERFTRKQFWLLSGALILFAIPVAASAMNLLPDFKLSRFIPELGDARPRSVSATGETPSIVIERERIVIPASGPSQWQSPTPSSTPAITAAPWSGIRMIGEHAYEVPGTDVRTAMTYPDTLAGQARIVPMFREGQPQGFKLFAIRPGSLAALLGLQNGDVLQRVNGQSLKTPEGALAAYESLRETRHIELDLERGGVPVRKTYDVR; encoded by the coding sequence ATGGAGCGCTTCACCCGCAAGCAATTCTGGCTGTTGAGCGGTGCCCTCATCCTCTTCGCCATTCCCGTGGCGGCGAGCGCGATGAACCTGCTCCCGGACTTCAAGCTCAGCCGCTTCATCCCCGAGCTCGGAGACGCGCGCCCCCGGAGCGTGAGCGCCACCGGCGAGACGCCCTCCATCGTCATCGAGCGCGAGCGCATCGTCATTCCCGCCTCGGGCCCGTCACAGTGGCAGTCGCCAACACCGTCCTCGACGCCCGCGATCACCGCCGCTCCCTGGAGCGGCATCCGGATGATTGGCGAGCATGCGTACGAGGTCCCCGGCACGGACGTGCGCACCGCGATGACCTATCCGGACACGCTGGCCGGCCAGGCCCGCATCGTGCCCATGTTCCGGGAAGGTCAGCCCCAGGGCTTCAAGCTGTTCGCCATCCGCCCGGGCTCGCTCGCAGCGCTTCTGGGGCTCCAGAACGGTGACGTACTCCAGCGGGTCAACGGCCAGTCGCTCAAGACGCCCGAGGGCGCGCTGGCGGCCTACGAGAGCCTGCGCGAGACCCGACACATCGAGCTGGACCTGGAGCGTGGTGGCGTCCCCGTCCGGAAGACCTACGACGTGCGCTGA
- a CDS encoding cytochrome P450, with amino-acid sequence MSQLPRPPAPPSLPLMWKLLRARQHLSPLHLSLAREYGDVVWLRAPGVNTYLVSTPALIKHYLAENAVNNYVKHPGPVARTLVMGESISTMEGPGWLRHRRLLQPGFQRERMLAAVPKMVEVFQHELDTHWEPRVRGGEPLDVLPAMSSLVLSVLGPLVCSEEVPQDVRDAVYRYMRFAFEPDPLLHQLGVLPEAVVRYDSRRRHPLARESGRRINKYAWDMVRKRMGMSEQPDDMLGMIIDARDAAGERMKEVEVRDELVELIYGGQFGTSSGLSWMWHYLSLHPEVFQRMGDEVERVLGGRAPAVTDLRDLQYVTQVFDETLRLHPPAPGQGRIAIKEDTLGGYHVPVGTTVFGSTYAMHRHPDYWTEPEVFDPSRFAPEKVKERPRFLYLPFGAGQRVCIGSMLASLMATLSTVLLTQRYRLEAVPGKKVRPLTGGAHFPDNLWLKVLPARAGAPASRPSAVAG; translated from the coding sequence ATGTCTCAGCTCCCGCGTCCTCCGGCTCCTCCCTCCCTCCCGCTGATGTGGAAGCTCCTCCGCGCGAGGCAGCACCTCAGCCCGCTCCACCTCAGCCTCGCCCGTGAGTACGGAGACGTCGTGTGGCTGCGCGCGCCAGGGGTGAACACCTACCTCGTCAGCACCCCGGCGCTCATCAAGCACTACCTGGCCGAAAACGCGGTCAACAACTACGTGAAGCACCCCGGGCCGGTGGCCCGCACCCTCGTCATGGGGGAGAGCATCTCCACCATGGAGGGCCCCGGCTGGCTGCGGCATCGGCGCCTGCTCCAGCCAGGCTTCCAGCGCGAGCGCATGCTGGCCGCCGTGCCGAAGATGGTCGAGGTCTTCCAGCACGAGCTCGACACCCACTGGGAGCCCCGGGTGCGAGGAGGCGAGCCGCTGGACGTGCTCCCGGCGATGTCGAGCCTCGTCCTGTCGGTGCTGGGGCCGCTCGTGTGCTCCGAGGAAGTGCCCCAGGATGTCCGCGACGCGGTGTACCGGTACATGCGCTTCGCGTTCGAGCCCGACCCGCTGCTGCATCAACTGGGCGTCCTGCCGGAAGCGGTGGTCCGCTACGACTCCCGGCGCCGCCACCCCCTGGCCCGCGAGTCGGGACGCCGCATCAACAAGTACGCCTGGGACATGGTCCGCAAGCGGATGGGAATGTCGGAACAGCCGGACGACATGCTCGGGATGATCATCGACGCGCGTGACGCCGCGGGCGAGCGGATGAAGGAAGTGGAGGTCCGCGACGAGCTCGTCGAGCTGATCTACGGAGGCCAGTTCGGGACGAGCAGCGGCCTTTCCTGGATGTGGCACTACCTGTCGCTCCATCCGGAGGTGTTCCAGCGTATGGGTGACGAGGTGGAGCGCGTCCTCGGCGGGCGGGCGCCAGCGGTGACGGACCTGCGGGACCTGCAGTACGTGACGCAGGTCTTCGATGAAACCCTGCGGCTCCATCCGCCCGCGCCCGGCCAGGGCCGGATTGCCATCAAGGAGGACACGCTCGGCGGCTATCACGTCCCGGTGGGCACCACGGTGTTCGGCTCCACGTACGCCATGCACCGGCACCCGGACTACTGGACGGAGCCCGAGGTCTTCGACCCCAGCCGCTTCGCCCCGGAGAAGGTCAAGGAGCGGCCCCGGTTTCTCTACCTGCCGTTCGGCGCGGGCCAGCGAGTCTGCATCGGCTCGATGCTGGCGTCGCTCATGGCCACGCTGAGCACCGTGCTGCTGACCCAGCGCTATCGCCTGGAGGCCGTTCCCGGGAAGAAGGTGCGACCGCTCACCGGCGGCGCCCACTTCCCGGACAACCTCTGGCTGAAGGTGCTGCCGGCGCGCGCGGGCGCCCCTGCGTCGAGGCCGAGCGCAGTCGCCGGGTAG